From a region of the Calliphora vicina chromosome 4, idCalVici1.1, whole genome shotgun sequence genome:
- the LOC135956694 gene encoding uncharacterized protein LOC135956694, whose translation MTLEEVKQQRANTKKSITRIKNQVEANGRGEGKTLSSAELKCRLGILESYFKQILTYQTQIEKYDPDDNGRPEIEDLYIAAKMNIQAQLGEDVHNTTMSDSTICFPVNNNKLPQLKLPTFSGKYSEYKNFITSFNQVIDREFGLSNIEKFNHLLNCLQGQALETVKAFQITNENYPKALERLKTRYDNSSLIFMENITTLFELPAMSKYNCAQLRSLVDNVSALYSSLLSLGSDSDIANSMLIYIVLEKVDDETKRKWKDSLDFTELPSWDDCSKVLERHCQFLESVDTSHTNVAHRKPDNHQSGKSKYKSSKTGYSFSVSKRVCVLCTKTDHTITRCPRFKDMDVGQRFENVKRLGLCLNCLSKGHQVNSCSSTFKCKSCSRLHHSLLHRSQSASRPSSPTAEPSTSRAALNDSHASVHTHMEKSSPEQVLLATAMVLVRDATGHYQFGRALLDSCSQLNFITDEFSQKLHLPRRKQTTEVASIGNTHSKTKYRSSTNVKSRVTDFEVSLSFCVTPHISYQPDAELDVSTWNLPPNTQLADENFFKSKRIDLLIGTETFFDILSVGQIKLGPNLPKLHKTLFGWIVAGRYLSNQSNDTGSSCMLSIEEEVDLKLQRLWEIEEIPSGSNTLTPEQADCESFFNNTVHRESSGRIVVKLPFKESADTLGLSRNMALKRFASQERRFARDSNLKSQYVSFMKEYEDCGHMSLVRSPRLDVPHYFIPHHCVFKPNSTSTKLRVVFDASCPSSSQRSLNDILMVGPTIQDELYKILLRFRLHRFVITADIVKMYRQVLIDSSHRKFQYILWRNSEEEEIRTYQLNTVTYGMSAAPYLAIKSLHYLADQYMDQFELGAKTIKSSFYVDDFIGGADSIEELTKIKTEVNEILIRGSFQLDKWHSNHRSFQDDKTIKDLNIDELAVTNALGITWDQQKDVFLFSFTPKVQIDGKITKRTILSLSSSLFDPLGLLAPLIIKSKIIMQELWILKIGWDESIPQELHLAWEYFVSDLKTLNSLEIPRFCLAAESQSVQLHGFCDSSIRAYGCCFYFRVKTNSGNVSVRLFTAKSRVAPTKRKSLLKLELCGAQLLAKLYSKVKNLFAIPNLEVFLWTDSQIVLHWLKQHSSTLSVFVGNRVSEIQDLTTGCIWRHVPTHFNPADIVSRGSTVEELASSIWFNGPAFLTLGASKWPPNKIDQLSIENQQDIDREKRKTVLSLEATSNYILDSPQELENALLRIVFNLQQHHFQDDIQRALKKNDPQGALKCLNPFIDSSNGFNLLKVGGRLEFAAISEGQKHPIILPSKNHFVDCYVRHLHISNYHAGPKALMSLIRQRFWIINSRNLCRRIVNSCPQCIRYRPRLLQQMMGNLPVERLNPSRPFARCAVDFCGPVNTYLRIRGKVPYKTYIAVFVCLATKAVHLEVVSDLSTDAFIAALKRMIGRRGLPTDIFCDNATNFVGANSKAPHFGGLWEAAVKSAKGHLTRTLDNTRLTYEELATAMIDIEAILNSRPISPLSSDPSDFEALTPGHFLIGAPLRSLPERDVPPIEINKLEYWARISAIKQHFWKKWSHDYINELQTRNKWTSTNSNICTGSLVIIKEDNLPPQRWLMGKIINIVRGRDDRVRVVDIKTTKGIIRRPIHRLALLFS comes from the exons ATGACTTTGGAAGAAGTTAAGCAGCAACGGGCTAATACTAAGAAAAGTATAACCCGCATCAAAAACCAAGTTGAAGCCAATGGAAGGGGTGAAGGTAAGACACTTTCGTCAGCCGAGTTGAAGTGCCGTTTGGGGATTTTGGAGTCATATTTCAAGCAGATACTGACGTATCAAACCCAAATTGAGAAATATGATCCTGATGACAATGGTAGGCCCGAAATTGAAGACTTGTACATCGCAGCGAAGATGAATATTCAAGCGCAACTTGGTGAGGATGTCCACAATACAACCATGTCCGACTCTACAATTTGTTTTCCTgttaacaacaataaattgccTCAGCTCAAATTGCCCACATTTAGTGGTAAGTACAGTgagtacaaaaattttataacgtcGTTCAACCAAGTTATCGATCGTGAGTTTGGCCTATCgaatatcgaaaaatttaaccatttgcTGAACTGCCTCCAAGGCCAAGCATTGGAAACGGTCAAGGCTTTCCAGATTACGAATGAAAATTACCCCAAGGCTCTGGAAAGGCTGAAAACGCGTTACGACAATAGCTCActgatttttatggaaaatattaccACTCTATTTGAACTTCCAGCCATGTCCAAATACAATTGCGCACAATTACGAAGTCTCGTTGATAATGTTTCTGCTCTTTATAGCTCCCTTTTGTCTCTAGGCTCAGATAGTGACATTGCTAATTCGATGCTGATCTACATAGTTTTGGAAAAGGTTGATGATGAGacaaaaagaaaatggaaaGACTCTTTGGATTTCACTGAACTGCCATCATGGGATGATTGCTCCAAGGTTCTTGAAAGGCATTGCCAATTTTTGGAATCGGTTGACACCAGCCATACAAATGTGGCCCACCGTAAGCCTGACAATCATCAATCTGGTAAGTCCAAATATAAAAGCTCAAAAACTGGCTATTCTTTTTCGGTTTCGAAACGTGTTTGTGTTCTTTGCACAAAAACTGACCACACAATTACTCGTTGCCCTCGCTTCAAAGATATGGATGTCGGtcaacgttttgaaaatgtcAAACGACTAGGGCTTTGTCTTAATTGTTTGTCAAAAGGGCATCAAGTTAACAGCTGTTCCTCTACATTCAAGTGCAAATCTTGTTCTCGCTTGCATCACAGTTTGCTTCATCGGTCTCAGTCAGCTTCTAGGCCCTCGTCCCCGACTGCTGAACCATCTACTTCTCGTGCTGCCTTGAATGACTCTCATGCCTCGGTCCATACTCATATGGAAAAATCCTCACCGGAACAGGTGCTTCTTGCTACTGCCATGGTTCTAGTTCGTGACGCTACAGGTCACTATCAATTCGGACGTGCTTTGTTGGATTCTTGCTCTCAATTGAATTTCATTACGGatgaattttctcaaaaattgcACTTGCCTCGTAGAAAACAAACTACAGAAGTCGCTAGCATTGGTAATACTCATAGTAAAACGAAATATAGGTCGTCAACAAATGTGAAATCTCGAGTTACTGATTTTGAAGTGTCCCTTTCATTTTGTGTCACacctcatatttcttatcaacctGATGCTGAATTAGACGTCTCAACCTGGAATTTGCCCCCAAATACTCAGCTTGCAGatgaaaactttttcaaatcaaaacgAATTGACTTGCTTATTGGTACAGAAACTTTCTTTGATATTTTGTCAGTTGGTCAAATTAAACTTGGTCCGAATTTGCCAAAATTACATAAAACTCTATTTGGATGGATTGTAGCTGGTCGTTATTTATCAAACCAATCGAACGATACTGGTTCTTCTTGTATGCTCTCGATAGAAGAGGAAgttgatttaaaattacaacGATTGTGGGAAATCGAAGAAATTCCATCTGGCTCAAATACTTTGACTCCAGAACAAGCTGATTGTGAATCGTTTTTCAATAATACTGTCCATCGTGAATCTTCCGGTAGAATTGTTGTTAAATTACCCTTCAAAGAATCCGCTGACACTTTAGGTCTCTCGCGAAATATGGCTCTTAAAAGATTTGCATCTCAAGAGAGACGATTTGCTCGTGACAGCAATCTCAAATCACAATATGTGAGTTTTATGAAGGAGTATGAAGATTGTGGACATATGAGTCTTGTTCGTAGTCCCCGCTTAGATGTGCCTCATTATTTCATCCCTCACCATTGTGTTTTCAAACCTAATAGTACTTCAACAAAATTAAGGGTGGTCTTCGATGCGTCCTGTCCGTCATCATCTCAAAGGTCTCTCAATGACATTCTTATGGTTGGTCCAACGATTCAAGATGagctgtacaaaattttacttcgtTTTCGTCTTCATCGTTTCGTTATTACAGCTGATATAGTAAAAATGTATCGGCAAGTGCTTATTGACTCTTCCCATAGAAAATTCCAGTACATTTTGTGGAGAAATTCTGAAGAAGAAGAAATTCGCACTTATCAGTTGAATACAGTTACCTATGGAATGTCTGCTGCTCCCTACCTAGCCATTAAAAGTCTTCACTATCTCGCAGACCAGTACATGGACCAATTCGAACTTGGTGCAAAAACTATAAAGTCATCATTTTATGTTGATGATTTTATCGGTGGTGCAGATTCAATAGAAGAATTGACTAAAATTAAGACAGAGGTGAATGAAATTCTAATTCGTGGTTCGTTTCAATTGGACAAATGGCACTCAAATCATAGAAGTTTTCAAGACGACAAAACTATAAAAGATCTAAATATTGATGAATTAGCTGTGACCAATGCTCTTGGTATTACTTGGGATCAACAAAAagatgtatttctattttcgTTTACACCTAAAGTTCAAATTGATGGAAAAATCACCAAAAGAACAATTTTGTCGCTCTCGTCATCACTTTTCGATCCCTTAGGACTCTTAGCTCCGCTTATTATAAAATCCAAAATCATCATGCAAGAATTGTGGATTCTCAAAATTGGCTGGGATGAATCTATCCCTCAAGAACTACATTTGGCTTGGGAATATTTTGTTTCTGATCTCAAAACGTTAAATTCCCTTGAAATCCCTCGTTTTTGTCTCGCTGCTGAATCTCAATCAGTTCAACTTCATGGCTTTTGTGACTCATCAATTCGCGCTTATGGATGCTGTTTCTACTTTCGTGTTAAAACtaattcaggaaatgtctctGTTCGTCTTTTTACTGCCAAATCTAGAGTTGCCCCGacgaaaagaaaatcattgCTAAAACTTGAACTATGTGGCGCACAACTTTTGGCTAAATTATACTCTAAAGTCAAAAATCTTTTCGCAATACCAAATCTTGAAGTATTTCTATGGACAGATTCTCAAATAGTTCTTCACTGGTTAAAGCAACATTCTTCTACGTTATCCGTTTTTGTTGGCAACAGAGTATCGGAAATTCAGGATCTAACTACTGGCTGTATTTGGCGACATGTTCCAACGCATTTTAATCCTGCTGATATCGTGTCTCGTGGTTCAACTGTAGAAGAACTCGCTTCATCTATCTGGTTCAATGGACCAGCATTTCTCACTCTCGGTGCTAGTAAATGGCCTCCTAATAAAATAGATCAACTATCCATAGAAAATCAACAAGATATCGATCGAGAAAAACGCAAAACTGTACTCTCCCTGGAAGCAACATCTAATTACATTCTGGATTCG CCCCAAGAATTAGAAAACGCCTTGCTCAGAATAGTTTTTAATCTACAGCAACATCATTTTCAAGATGATATACAACGAGCTCTGAAGAAAAACGATCCTCAAGGTGCACTAAAGTGTCTCAATCCCTTCATCGATTCATCAAATGGATTCAACTTGCTCAAAGTCGGTGGTCGCTTGGAATTCGCAGCAATTTCTGAAGGTCAAAAGCACCCTATAATCTTGCCCAGCAAAAATCATTTCGTCGACTGTTACGTGCGTCATCTACACATCAGCAACTACCACGCAGGACCCAAGGCTTTAATGTCGTTAATCCGCCAGAGATTTTGGATCATCAATTCAAGAAACCTATGTCGTCGTATCGTTAATTCGTGCCCACAATGCATTCGTTATCGCCCAAGGTTGCTTCAACAAATGATGGGCAATTTGCCCGTAGAACGACTTAACCCTTCAAGGCCCTTCGCCAGATGTGCTGTTGATTTTTGTGGTCCAGTAAACACTTACCTAAGAATTAGAGGGAAGGTACCATACAAGACATATATTGCTGTTTTTGTTTGTCTCGCAACTAAAGCAGTCCATCTAGAAGTTGTATCAGACTTATCAACAGATGCCTTTATTGCTGCTCTTAAAAGGATGATTGGACGAAGAGGTCTACCCACAGATATATTCTGTGACAATGCCACCAATTTTGTTGGTGCAAACTCTAA GGCACCACATTTTGGCGGATTGTGGGAGGCGGCCGTCAAATCGGCCAAGGGACACCTAACCAGGACCCTCGATAACACAAGGCTCACATATGAGGAACTTGCAACTGCAATGATTGATATAGAAGCAATTCTAAATTCGAGGCCTATTTCGCCCCTATCATCCGATCCCAGTGACTTTGAAGCCCTTACACCAGGCCATTTCCTGATAGGCGCTCCCTTACGCAGTTTGCCAGAACGTGATGTCCCTCCAATTGAAATCAATAAACTTGAGTATTGGGCCCGAATAAGCGccataaaacaacatttttggaaGAAGTGGTCCCACGACTACATAAACGAGCTCCAGACCCGCAATAAATGGACTAGCACCAACTCAAATATTTGTACTGGCTCCCTAGTAATCATTAAAGAAGATAATTTACCACCGCAGCGTTGGCTCATgggtaaaatcatcaatattgttCGTGGTAGAGATGATCGAGTTAGAGTTGTCGACATCAAAACAACAAAGGGAATTATACGTCGCCCTATCCACAGACTGGCTTTACTATTTTCTTGA